A genomic segment from Pseudorca crassidens isolate mPseCra1 chromosome 6, mPseCra1.hap1, whole genome shotgun sequence encodes:
- the RTP5 gene encoding LOW QUALITY PROTEIN: receptor-transporting protein 5 (The sequence of the model RefSeq protein was modified relative to this genomic sequence to represent the inferred CDS: inserted 3 bases in 3 codons; deleted 2 bases in 1 codon; substituted 1 base at 1 genomic stop codon): protein MDGVDVWATTLAQLMAKRKPQDTWELVPEEDLASGHLDSSGFQYRLRGLSRLQCGRCQWGWSSAHVHILFHLXWDEDAQQGLVEVRIWAQRCRLCPXGGAACHVSLLSVRLFLNKLVQFIAQKCYGEGPGSDQCLEICFGEHCDACDLGVCFFQKPPDPAWGPEVKSPSTSKGRFTLYGGSNVDAPTASQQLRMLGCRLMVDRSRGYTPXSTTVPLSVADFIKNPLSESRDFFGEREEIITVPFSLVREDKGPAANPTGPLTVGRGSPYLPTSSKAAPKGKRFPVNIKVPVFHGKGLVLSSTKEMTGFNYKGHGCISDPDGDEXADDGWGPAFSSSGAATEVTDGNSPRPVTYVISLRHNGQGSVTFPSSLTNVVLEGEDPFGLIYDSLTFPFIFATKGKGGASSAGVTEGKGKGDGGSGPATTGREPLPGTNASGPVPISEGSVTIPFSVLSIIQSKGSSSDDSGPESNGLATPGFSKKQRQPGPRAGKSGPGCYWEEDFCWAVGFRFDPYEEVWIWVSMTVHILWIMYLYKFSPDHSPRV from the exons ATGGACGGCGTGGATGTGTGGGCCACCACCTTGGCCCAGCTGATGGCCAAGAGGAAGCCCCAGGACACCTGGGAGCTGGTCCCCGAGGAGGACCTGGCCTCAGGGCACCTGGACAGCAGCGGTTTCCAGTACCGGCTGCGGGGGCTCTCGAG gctCCAGTGTGGCCGCTGCCAGTGGGGCTGGTCCTCGGCCCACGTGCACATCCTCTTCCACCTGTAGTGGGACGAGGATGCCCAGCAGGGGCTGGTGGAGGTGCGCATCTGGGCCCAGCGGTGCCGGCTGTGCC CGGGCGGGGCCGCCTGCCACGTCAGCCTGCTCAGCGTGCGGCTCTTCCTCAACAAGCTGGTGCAGTTCATCGCGCAGAAGTGCTACGGGGAGGGCCCAGGCTCCGACCAGTGCCTCGAGATCTGCTTCGGCGAGCACTGCGACGCCTGCGACCTGGGGGTCTGCTTCTTCCAGAAGCCCCCGGACCCCGCCTGGGGGCCCGAGGTCAAGAGCCCCAGCACCAGCAAGGGCAGGTTCACCCTGTATGGTGGCAGCAACGTGGACGCCCCCACCGCCAGCCAACAGCTGCGCATGCTTGGCTGCAGGCTTATGGTGGACCGCTCCAGGGGCTACACCC GCTCCACCACGGTCCCCCTCTCCGTGGCCGACTTCATCAAGAACCCCCTCTCCGAGAGCAGGGACTTCTTCGGCGAGAGG GAGGAGATCATCACTGTCCCCTTCTCCCTTGTGCGCGAGGACAAGGGGCCCGCGGCCAACCCCaccgggccgctcactgttggcAGGGGCTCCCCCTACCTGCCCACCAGCTCCAAGGCCGCGCCCAAAGGCAAGCGCTTCCCGGTGAACATCAAAGTCCCCGTGTTCCACGGCAAAGGCCTCGTCCTCAGCAGCACCAAGGAGATGACAGGCTTTAACTACAAAGGCCACGGCTGCATCTCCGACCCTGATGGAGATG ATGCAGACGATGGCTGGGGCCCCGCGTTCAGCAGCAGCGGTGCCGCCACTGAGGTCACTGATGGAAACAGCCCGCGGCCAGTGACCTACGTCATCAGCCTCAGGCACAACGGGCAGGGCTCCGTCACCTTCCCCTCTTCCTTGACCAATGTGGTCCTTGAAGGCGAGGACCCCTTTGGCCTCATCTACGACTCCCTCACCTTCCCTTTCATCTTCGCCACCAAGGGCAAAGGCGGGGCGTCCTCTGCTGGCGTCACTGAAGGCAAAGGGAAGGGGGATGGCGGCAGCGGCCCTGCCACCACTGGCCGTGAGCCCCTTCCGGGGACCAATGCCAGTGGCCCTGTCCCCATCAGCGAGGGCTCCGTCACTATCCCCTTCTCCGTCCTCAGTATcattcagagcaagggctctagcaGTGATGACAGTGGCCCTGAAAGCAATGGCCTTGCCACCCCTGGCTTTTCCAAGAAGCAGAGGCAGCCAGGGCCCAGGGCGGGCAAGTCCGGCCCTGGGTGCTACTGGGAGGAGGACTTCTGCTGGGCCGTAGGCTTCCGCTTCGACCCCTACGAAGAAGTCTGGATCTGGGTCTCCATGACCGTCCACATCCTCTGGATAATGTACCTGTACAAGTTCAGCCCTGACCACTCCCCGCGGGTGTGA
- the FAM240C gene encoding protein FAM240C, with amino-acid sequence MSKSYTLKNPPRVSYDAGMIKMFWEKKIELHTKQLQNEDTRIRRSALDRLRSEWARKLERRNQMMLSSQEAPPGPTPPGTPDQPAA; translated from the exons ATGAGTAAAAGCTACACCTTGAAGAATCCGCCAAGGGTGTCCTATGATGCTGGCATGATAAAGAtgttctgggagaaaaaaatcgAGCTTCACACTAAACAGCTGCAGAACGAGGACACGAGGATCCGCAGGAGTGCCCTGGACAG GCTCCGCAGCGAGTGGGCTCGGAAGCTGGAGAGGAGGAACCAGATGATGCTGAGCAGCCAGGAGGCGCCCCCGGGGCCCACCCCGCCCGGCACCCCCGACCAGCCCGCAGCCTGA